The DNA sequence AAAAAAAAAGAGAATTAAACCGAAAATCCAAAAGGCGCTGAAAAAAGAGGACCGGAAGATTTTTAGAATCAGTTGTCGGCCTGCCGATGGCGTCATAGGGGTCGAATCTTTTCTATTTTTGCTCAATCTTGATGATCGCCTGACTTCTTAATTCCCTGATCCATTCTTCGGATCTTCTGGCCTCTTTTTCCTGAATCAGCCTTTTTTTCAATAGCTCCGGATTAATTTCTTCCCACAAATAGGGTTTCGGCGGAACTTTTTCTACGATTTGAATCAACGAAAAACCGTATAAGGTCTGAATCGGAGCGCTGACTTCTCCCACGTTAAGAGAAAAAGCTTCTTTTTCAAATTCCGCCATCGCCATTTTTCCCTGAAATTGAACTTTGAGATCACCTCCAAAATATCTCGACTCGGGATCGGAGAATTTTTCGACAAGCGCTTCAAACCGCTCTCCCTGTTTTGCCCGTAGAGAGAGTTCCAACGCGTTCTGATATCCCGCTTTCCATCCCTCATTGGAACTGGAGGGGTCAACCCTCACTAAAAGGTGCCGCAATCGAACCCCCTCCGGGCTCATAAAATCGAGCGGATGCTCCCGATAGTAAATTCGGGCGTCCTCCTCGGAATAGAGCGACTTTTCATATACCTCTTTCCGAATCAGCTCATCCGGAGTCAAATTCCTTTTTTTTGCCTCCTGCACAACGAGTTCTTTTCCGATGAGGTGATCCAGGACATCCCTTTTGATCTCGTCCAGTCTCTCTGGAGAAAATTCACCATGCCCTAAACTCGACTTCGATTTTTTGAGCTCTTCCTGGAATGCCGGGAAGCGAATGGGAGTACCATTGACT is a window from the Nitrospirota bacterium genome containing:
- a CDS encoding peptidylprolyl isomerase, with product MFKLSSKIVFFIFIILISGTSIRIFAEEQEETRVVAEVNGTPIRFPAFQEELKKSKSSLGHGEFSPERLDEIKRDVLDHLIGKELVVQEAKKRNLTPDELIRKEVYEKSLYSEEDARIYYREHPLDFMSPEGVRLRHLLVRVDPSSSNEGWKAGYQNALELSLRAKQGERFEALVEKFSDPESRYFGGDLKVQFQGKMAMAEFEKEAFSLNVGEVSAPIQTLYGFSLIQIVEKVPPKPYLWEEINPELLKKRLIQEKEARRSEEWIRELRSQAIIKIEQK